Below is a genomic region from Sander vitreus isolate 19-12246 chromosome 15, sanVit1, whole genome shotgun sequence.
ctaggctcgtgcacagcgcgcgcacactatgcttgttacacgcacacagggaagcgcagcagcacacaaacatgcaaaagattacaaataaaaatattacggtgcaaatccgccctcataatagcaatgcgccaaggtacaaacgcgtctggcttttaaagggaatgggagatgacactctgattggtttattgcatgttacgcccaaaacacacctatgaattaatgaagacactaagtacaacccttttgaaacaTGCGCCCAACGCACAGaccccttttttccgccgtcaaactagcaaaagtggatttggacacgccctaaatgcacctgcgccaggcgcttctcgccgtgcgcttagattgttaaaatggTGCCCTATATCTATGCAGCAAAGTTTCTCGGGATGAAATCTGTGATGTTTGTGTCTGCTCAGGTTATCCCTACTCCAGTGGCAGAGCAGCCCCAGACAGTCAGTGTGAATCTACAGCAGCCCTCCTCAGGTGAGTGACTATGAAGcagtgtctctttctgtccatTCGTTATACTGTCCGTACTGCAGTAGCATCGCTAACGAAATAAAAGCAAACATGTTTTACCTGAATCCACAGGTCCAGCCCCAAGACCCTATGGGCCATCAGCGTCCTGGGATAGGTCAGTGAAGCGTGGTTATTTAAGTATGAGTCTGTAATGACTGACTCTgcccactagggctgcacgatattgtGTTTCATGCGCAGGACGCGCGATGTTAACgctacaacttttttttgctgcttgatagaaaagtCAACTTTCACCGTTTCtccttttacatgattgttaccggctgACTCTTCCCCGTTAAGACAGGTGGCCACGTGGGCAACGTGTGTGAACGTAATGTTAGTCCGACGAGGTtcgttatgggaagtgaggctctcccatGGGTGATTACATGAACACAATGGTGTCATGTAAGTCAACCATGTGTATTTAACTACCTAATTTCCCTCTTCagaatcacttcagaagagtagtcacagcacttacttgctttggtgtttgtaaagcattaaagttcaacaaagaatagttcacataagaaaagctcctttttcatttttattttctatgtagatgcacCCCCCTACAAAATCCCCCCCAGTAGCTTAGTCgggaatgatttattatttacaaataatgctatttatgtcatcttacgtcttttttcatatcgcaatatatattgcaggaagaaaaaaatatcgcaGTGTGAGTTTTTTCCAGGATCGTGTAGCCCTACTGGCCACTGTTTCAAGACCGATGCCATAacctcttccttcctcttttccCTACAgcccctcttcctcctcgggTTGTCCTGTTGGAGGCTGGAATGAGTCTAACACCCAgcagccccctccctcctcctcttcatatCCAGcaactcctccacctcctctctttccctcccccaATTTCCACACATTCCTCGCCGCTCATCAGCCTCTCAGCAGTTACCCCCCTGGATACCCACCCCCCGCGCCCGTCTGGACATTCCCAAACCTCCAGGGTACGCCCATCCCTTCACTGTGCCCCTCTACCTCCATCCCTGCCCTCATCCCCAAGGAGTGGTACAGGcatcagaaaaagaagaaggaaaggTGAGGTTCCCAACCAGTCATTACCTGGACAAGGTAGCTGTAAGTTGCTGAAAACATCTTAAATAATATGACATACCTGGTATAATTGTTGTTTCATTCTTATTGAAAATGGTCTTTACTTCAACTCCAGGCAACAAAAGACACTTTAAAGTGGACTTATTGAAACTTGTAGATTCAGTTTTTAAGGAGATTATGATAGGATATTGGTTCCAATCAGATTTAGTAACCGCTGCAAAGGTATTCTAGTATGAGGacaatatactatattatatatatatatatacacacctcCCCTGACTTGCTACCTCCTCTATCTTTGTTACTCAGGTCACCTCACCGAGGATCTTCCCACAGACGCTCCTCCTCTCGTTCTTATTCAAAGTCTTCCAAGTCCAAGTCTTCTCGCTCGTACTCTCGTTCTTCAAGCAGATCCAGATCCCGGTCCAGGTCCCAAGGCAGATCAAGGTATTTTGtgcttctttatttatttatttttttacagtttttttgtttgtatgaatcatttttggtaaaaaaaatagaattaacACAATGATTCTTACCTTTATTGTGCTGTCCTATctctgggggggaaaaaacacacataacataaacaaacaagcttGATACAGATCCCTTCACATACGTACTGAGAACGTTTTATAGTTCAACTTGTCAGTACTCTGTCTCCCATTGGACAGAATATCTAATGTGACTTTGAGTAGAACTAAACATGGAATGAATGTGGTTCCTGCAGGACTTAAGGGACATAAAGTGCATGCAGCAAGCTTTGTTTAAGCTCAAAAAGATCCGGTActgtattttatactgtaccCGTTATGCCTTTCTTTTATAGACAAGGTGAAATGGCAAATGAGATCGAGACGACTCAAACCACAACGTGGCAATGGTGCCTTAAAATGTGTGCGACATATGACATGActaaatgttttcttcttttttcttttccaggcCCCAATCTCCTTACTCCCGCGAAAGAGACCTCCAAACCCGCTCTCATTCCTCCCACTCCTATAGCTATGGTTACAAACGTTCCCCTACGCCGTCCTCGTCATCTTCACCTCGAGTGGGTTACCGTGCCACGTCCAAGTCACCATCAGGTCACCGCAAAAACAGCCATCATAGTCGGCATCACGATAAGAAATCCGCTTCGAGCAGCTACAACTCCAGGAGGCGAGGAGAACGCTCCCAGAGGGAAGCGGAGGGCTCGGGGGGAAGTTACCTGTATGCTCAGCACGCAAATCAAAGTAGCAGCCTGGACCTGGACAGAGAGCGCTACCTGCAGTGGAAAAGGGAGTACAAAGAGTGGTACGATAAATATTTCCGCAGCTATGTCGGCCACTTCCAGCTGCCTCTTCCCCTCCTcaatcttcctcctcctcctcagtggGGGGACAGAGAAGGAAGCGGAAATCCCTCGCATCCTGAGTCCCGCTCACGCAACCGATTCCAAGGTAGACGCGCCGCGCAGATGGAAGGCTGCTCCCCTCCATCGCAGTCATCCAGTGACAGCCGCTCCACTCCGTCTCAGTCTTCTCGGGACAGCTGCTCCACGCCATCTGAGTCCTCCAGTGACAGTCGCTCCTCTCCGTCGCATTCGTCCAACGACAGCCGGTCCCCTGCCTCTCGGTCGTCCAGCGGCGGACGCTCCACACCATCCGACAACGGAGCTCCGCCGACGGCATATCCGCAGAGGTGCGCTGAGAAGTCCAGCCGCCTGCCAATCGCACTTACAAAGGGCAGGAAGGAAGCGAAACTGCAAGAAAGAAGTGAGGACGGTAAGCAGCTGATGGCGAAGAGTTTGGAGACCCTCAGCACCTTAAAACATGAGCAGAAGAGCATGAAGAAACATGAGGAAGGACGAGGAGGGGAGTCATCATCCCCTAATGCTGCGGACTCAACGGATGACCGCAGAAAGAACAAGAGGAGGCACAACACTGGACCAAATGCCTGCAAGGATGGCACCCCAGCACGGGACCAAGCAACTGCCAGCGATGCCTTAGAACCAGTCCAATCACTCATGAAACCAGATGAACGTTTGGATAAAGACTGTGAAAGAAAAAGCAGAGAACAGAGGAATTTGGAAATCGAGAAAGGATGGAGAAGAGGCAAACATTCAGACTCCCGGCACGATGTGGGGAGACGGCCCAGTAAAGAGGCAAGCAGGGTGGATCCAGACAGATACAGATACCCTGGAGGCAGCAGAGATTATGACTCCAGATCAGAGaagaatagaaaaagaaaaggagaggacaTTGGGATAAGTTCTGTAAAGGCTCAAAGCAGCAAATGCCTGAAAACTGGAGTTGCAGAGGACCCCAAAACCCGCAAGAGCGAATCCCCGAATCCATTTGAGAGAACAAAGccaaaaacggagaagaaaAATGAGAGGAAAGCATGTcctctgacagagagagaaatctgGGAGGGAGGGATAAAGGTGAAACCACAGAAGAAGATAAGCATCAACATAAACCTGGAAGGAACGAGGAAGGACGGGAAAACCGAAAAACGGGACTTGTCTTATTCAGAGAGCgtcacaggaaaatcaaaggAAGAAATCGAGAGGGCTGGtaatggagaggaggagaagttaAACGGAGGAGAGACGATGAAAGCAAATGAAAAGAATGAATCCAGCAGAGACATGGAAGGTTGGTCTGAAGAAAAAATCAAACCAGGTGAAGGAGAGGCAAGACGGAAATGGGAGAAAGCTACCTTTAGAGATGATACGGGAGAGATGTTGGAGGAAATtgcaggagagaaaaaagatgTTGGGGAGAAGAAAGAGGACAGAGAAAAGGAAGACTTTGACTTATGGCACAGCCCCCTTAGAGGagtggaggaggaaaaggagaggaaggaaggacaaGCGATGGAAGAGTTATTCTTAGGTACCCGGAAGGAGAGGGCAGAGGGAGAAAGCACATGCCAGGAAAACAGAGGAATCCCGCCGTGGGAGTCAAAGCCAAAGGAGGAGCTGATAAAGGGAGCAAAGTGGAGGATGAGGAAagacgaagaagaagacgaCAACACAATGAGGTCCGAGTCACAAAGGGGCGGAAACGCCACGGTGCACGGTGGCAGGTCAGAATGGTTCTGCTTTTTTCTTCAAAGTTAGAATCCTACAGCTCGCTGTGGCTACGCCTTCTTGGCCCATTACACCGTGCAATATTTAAAACTGATGCGCTGtcaaaagatgcaaaaaaaaatgcatttcctgtgaCTGCCTCACAGTTAAAGCTACTTCGTGTTTTGCCAGTTTAAATGCTTATTATGTGAACCAGcagcattttgtttgtttttcagtttgtatTGGCAGtaaagtagtctatatcgacgacgtttcaattccgggattgttccgttgccgccggaaattccgccggatgtccctatgaggactatggttaactgctcctcagatctctgcagggtaaatccagacagctagctagactatctgtccaatctgagttttctgttgcacgactacaaCAACTtttgcacgcacacacgttccagcaaaacaagttccttcctgaggctatttttgcagcagcaccgttgctccatctggcgcttagcacagcccaagactattgtgattggtttaaagaaatcccaataaaccagagcacgtttttctcccatcccagaatgctgtgttgaCTAGCCAGACCAGCAGCGCtgttgaggaaggtctggcaatgcgagagtaGCAGTAAAGTAATACAGCACTAATAGCATTTTTAAAGACCGTGGAAAGTGTCAGACTCTGCTACTAACACTGAAAACTAATTaatgctgtcagttaaacgtgctGTTAacagcgttaacgcaaacccattttaacggcatacattttttttgtatggaTATTGCTGAAGAAAAACAGACCGTAAATTGGGTCAAAACATAGTTTGATTTCTTGAAAATCTTAAGGATTATAACTTGAATTATCTGCTTTACCTTCAGTTTCTTTCATTCACTTTCTTGTACGTATACAGGTACACAAGTACACTCATCCACATCCGTAAACCAATGATAGGAGTAGCGTGTTAATCAACTGTCAttttgtaaacacataatgAGGTGGGTTTTCAAACAGGACATCATTTCCTGTCAGAATAGCACAGAAAGTGTTGCTTTATTAGTTTTTTCTAATGTAGAGACGAGTAGtgatttaatgtgtgtgtgtgtgtgtgtgtgtgtgtgtaatacagCAGCTACGAGGATCATCAGGAAGGGAACACAGGGTTGAAAACTCTGGAAGAGTACACCCAGGACAGATCTGCAGACCTAGAGGACGAGCTCAAACTCATACAGGTGTGTCTGTGAGCGCAGCCTGTGGGCCAGGAttatttgaaatgtgtgtgGAGTATAGACTGTAAAATAAGGTGGGGAGTCGCATcattatggggggggggggaacaaacATTTCTATAATATAAATTAAGAATAATTTGTGTTTTGTACAATTACTTTGAActcgtacatacatacatgcagcaACACAAATTGTATGATATCCACTCACGCCTTCCCTCTCCGTCTTAGGTCCCTTGCTCCAAatgggagaaggaagaggagcgGGTTGAAGGAGTGATCAAAGTTCAAACAGATGCACGTGCAATGATTCTGCCTTTGCTAGCCATGTCCGTGACGACAGATACAACCACCAACAGGGATACAGAGaatgaagagaagagagagaggtcagTGGAAACGGAGAGAGAGGAGGCCAGCGCGATGGAGAGAGGTAGAGACAGGGAGATAGAGAGTGAGAAAACCCCCATTTTGTCCAGTTCACAGAGAAGTGTGGCTCCCTCTAGTGGCAAAGACAGAACTGACGGCGCCTTGTGCACAGACAGAGACGGGGAGAAAaggatggagatggagagacagagggacagagagagagggagggagagtgag
It encodes:
- the rbbp6 gene encoding E3 ubiquitin-protein ligase RBBP6 isoform X2, with protein sequence MTHIHYKFSSKLSYDTVVFDGPHVTLRDLKRQIMGREKLRAGDCDLQITNAQNKEEYTDDDSSIPKGSSVIVRRIPIIGGKSGSSKTRNVERSDVQHHAFGAYKAMDDQNSSRAVPFFSKMQNLADADASEEDKIKVMMNQSTYDSMNYNKKFGTVLPANYTCYRCGNTGHHIRNCPTSGDKTSEAPLKIKKSTGIPRSFMVEVDDPNIKGAMLTNSGRYAIPTIDAEAYAIGKKERPPFGPQEETKSEGEEDPVPEELLCLICHDLLSDAVVIPCCGNSYCDDCIRTALLDSEEHVCPTCSQSDVSPDTLIANKFLRQAVDNFKKERGFTKSLRKGCGTSQSQNPTPTPSPVPTPPPLTVLSQPPKSHLPTHSQQDPLRPQAADTPPSSQVCGAPPTATGPASAPNTPSTSLQPAQSHLEIPDKEAEEKTHDDSAAAAAPSVPVSPEEPTDAPSQLIPMVIPTPVAEQPQTVSVNLQQPSSGPAPRPYGPSASWDSPSSSSGCPVGGWNESNTQQPPPSSSSYPATPPPPLFPSPNFHTFLAAHQPLSSYPPGYPPPAPVWTFPNLQGTPIPSLCPSTSIPALIPKEWYRHQKKKKERSPHRGSSHRRSSSRSYSKSSKSKSSRSYSRSSSRSRSRSRSQGRSRPQSPYSRERDLQTRSHSSHSYSYGYKRSPTPSSSSSPRVGYRATSKSPSGHRKNSHHSRHHDKKSASSSYNSRRRGERSQREAEGSGGSYLYAQHANQSSSLDLDRERYLQWKREYKEWYDKYFRSYVGHFQLPLPLLNLPPPPQWGDREGSGNPSHPESRSRNRFQGRRAAQMEGCSPPSQSSSDSRSTPSQSSRDSCSTPSESSSDSRSSPSHSSNDSRSPASRSSSGGRSTPSDNGAPPTAYPQRCAEKSSRLPIALTKGRKEAKLQERSEDGKQLMAKSLETLSTLKHEQKSMKKHEEGRGGESSSPNAADSTDDRRKNKRRHNTGPNACKDGTPARDQATASDALEPVQSLMKPDERLDKDCERKSREQRNLEIEKGWRRGKHSDSRHDVGRRPSKEASRVDPDRYRYPGGSRDYDSRSEKNRKRKGEDIGISSVKAQSSKCLKTGVAEDPKTRKSESPNPFERTKPKTEKKNERKACPLTEREIWEGGIKVKPQKKISININLEGTRKDGKTEKRDLSYSESVTGKSKEEIERAGNGEEEKLNGGETMKANEKNESSRDMEGWSEEKIKPGEGEARRKWEKATFRDDTGEMLEEIAGEKKDVGEKKEDREKEDFDLWHSPLRGVEEEKERKEGQAMEELFLGTRKERAEGESTCQENRGIPPWESKPKEELIKGAKWRMRKDEEEDDNTMRSESQRGGNATVHGGSYEDHQEGNTGLKTLEEYTQDRSADLEDELKLIQVPCSKWEKEEERVEGVIKVQTDARAMILPLLAMSVTTDTTTNRDTENEEKRERSVETEREEASAMERGRDREIESEKTPILSSSQRSVAPSSGKDRTDGALCTDRDGEKRMEMERQRDRERGRESERPSDRQKESKKSKERAREEENGRDRKRERGHSSIASAQKRNPPYSYSTQTHDTERRDRQRWGATDGNKSSSCPGGKFSGGRSRESSAISRTTELLGQNTHKSYRDTPLDSKFKDNDHPHYCHNHQDPSGNYRPAGSHHSPPSLSHSRGKERDPLSSRAELGKPRMRSPGQEFMQNRSRNESKVEKEEWKQRKAIKGKGERESQEMVSEREGGSRCKDGADELDGQTKWEGGRELEEGERPSSHSRSNSVSSSASQENGRDGGRKENKNQKKRQKEKRRASPELLEEGELKKHKKKTSKKSRDGGEEESSAEVEDR
- the rbbp6 gene encoding E3 ubiquitin-protein ligase RBBP6 isoform X1; its protein translation is MTHIHYKFSSKLSYDTVVFDGPHVTLRDLKRQIMGREKLRAGDCDLQITNAQNKEEYTDDDSSIPKGSSVIVRRIPIIGGKSGSSKTRNVERSDVQHHAFGAYKAMDDQNSSRAVPFFSKMQNLADADASEEDKIKVMMNQSTYDSMNYNKKFGTVLPANYTCYRCGNTGHHIRNCPTSGDKTSEAPLKIKKSTGIPRSFMVEVDDPNIKGAMLTNSGRYAIPTIDAEAYAIGKKERPPFGPQEETKSEGEEDPVPEELLCLICHDLLSDAVVIPCCGNSYCDDCIRTALLDSEEHVCPTCSQSDVSPDTLIANKFLRQAVDNFKKERGFTKSLRKGCGTSQSQNPTPTPSPVPTPPPLTVLSQPPKSHLPTHSQQDPLRPQAADTPPSSQVCGAPPTATGPASAPNTPSTSLQPAQSHLEIPDKEAEEKTHDDSAAAAAPSVPVSPEEPTDAPSQLIPMVIPTPVAEQPQTVSVNLQQPSSGPAPRPYGPSASWDSPSSSSGCPVGGWNESNTQQPPPSSSSYPATPPPPLFPSPNFHTFLAAHQPLSSYPPGYPPPAPVWTFPNLQGTPIPSLCPSTSIPALIPKEWYRHQKKKKERSPHRGSSHRRSSSRSYSKSSKSKSSRSYSRSSSRSRSRSRSQGRSRPQSPYSRERDLQTRSHSSHSYSYGYKRSPTPSSSSSPRVGYRATSKSPSGHRKNSHHSRHHDKKSASSSYNSRRRGERSQREAEGSGGSYLYAQHANQSSSLDLDRERYLQWKREYKEWYDKYFRSYVGHFQLPLPLLNLPPPPQWGDREGSGNPSHPESRSRNRFQGRRAAQMEGCSPPSQSSSDSRSTPSQSSRDSCSTPSESSSDSRSSPSHSSNDSRSPASRSSSGGRSTPSDNGAPPTAYPQRCAEKSSRLPIALTKGRKEAKLQERSEDGKQLMAKSLETLSTLKHEQKSMKKHEEGRGGESSSPNAADSTDDRRKNKRRHNTGPNACKDGTPARDQATASDALEPVQSLMKPDERLDKDCERKSREQRNLEIEKGWRRGKHSDSRHDVGRRPSKEASRVDPDRYRYPGGSRDYDSRSEKNRKRKGEDIGISSVKAQSSKCLKTGVAEDPKTRKSESPNPFERTKPKTEKKNERKACPLTEREIWEGGIKVKPQKKISININLEGTRKDGKTEKRDLSYSESVTGKSKEEIERAGNGEEEKLNGGETMKANEKNESSRDMEGWSEEKIKPGEGEARRKWEKATFRDDTGEMLEEIAGEKKDVGEKKEDREKEDFDLWHSPLRGVEEEKERKEGQAMEELFLGTRKERAEGESTCQENRGIPPWESKPKEELIKGAKWRMRKDEEEDDNTMRSESQRGGNATVHGGSSYEDHQEGNTGLKTLEEYTQDRSADLEDELKLIQVPCSKWEKEEERVEGVIKVQTDARAMILPLLAMSVTTDTTTNRDTENEEKRERSVETEREEASAMERGRDREIESEKTPILSSSQRSVAPSSGKDRTDGALCTDRDGEKRMEMERQRDRERGRESERPSDRQKESKKSKERAREEENGRDRKRERGHSSIASAQKRNPPYSYSTQTHDTERRDRQRWGATDGNKSSSCPGGKFSGGRSRESSAISRTTELLGQNTHKSYRDTPLDSKFKDNDHPHYCHNHQDPSGNYRPAGSHHSPPSLSHSRGKERDPLSSRAELGKPRMRSPGQEFMQNRSRNESKVEKEEWKQRKAIKGKGERESQEMVSEREGGSRCKDGADELDGQTKWEGGRELEEGERPSSHSRSNSVSSSASQENGRDGGRKENKNQKKRQKEKRRASPELLEEGELKKHKKKTSKKSRDGGEEESSAEVEDR